One Dehalococcoidales bacterium DNA segment encodes these proteins:
- a CDS encoding site-specific integrase has protein sequence MEDRITFKEPKTRKGKRLIALTPSNAIVLREHYEKENAQRLALGYPGLNNNDLVFSHYDGSPFLPNTITHAWIKITRRCGLDGIRLHDARHTHASLLLKQGVHPKVVQERPGHGSIQVTLDTYSHVAPGLQQAAAEKFDSIALPNKEASIKIN, from the coding sequence ATCGAAGACCGCATCACTTTTAAAGAACCCAAGACCAGGAAGGGGAAGAGGCTTATTGCATTAACACCCAGCAATGCTATTGTTTTAAGGGAACATTACGAAAAAGAGAACGCTCAGAGGCTTGCTTTAGGGTATCCTGGACTTAACAACAATGATCTGGTATTCAGCCATTACGACGGTTCACCGTTTTTGCCTAATACAATTACCCATGCCTGGATTAAGATAACCAGGAGATGCGGGCTTGATGGAATAAGGCTGCATGATGCCAGGCATACCCATGCATCACTACTGTTAAAACAGGGAGTACATCCAAAGGTTGTTCAAGAGAGGCCAGGACATGGTTCTATCCAGGTCACCCTGGACACTTACAGCCATGTAGCACCTGGATTACAGCAGGCAGCTGCCGAGAAGTTTGATAGCATAGCACTGCCAAACAAAGAGGCTTCAATTAAAATCAATTAG